The genomic region TCACCCGAGCGGCACTCGAGGCGATAAACTTCCGAGCCGGCGCGGATCTTCGCGACCTCGAAGCCCAGGCGCGGCTCGGCTCCCTGCTCCTGGGCCAGCGCCGCCAGCCGCGCCGCCACCTGGCGGTAGTCCACGATCCCGGTCTCTGGGACCCACAGGCCGGCCACCCCTGTCACATGCGGCTCATGGCCCCGGATTCCCGCCGGATCGAGGCGCGTCACGGCCAGGCCGTGAGCCAGGCCGCGCTCGGCCAGCGCGTCAAGGCGCGGCACCTCGCCGGGTCGGGTGGCCACCACCAGCTTCCCGCAGCGCCGGAACGGGACGCCCTCCCGCTCGCAGAACGCTTCGAGCCGCGCGCGGCCGAGCCGGCAAAGATCGGCCTTGAGGCTACCGGGCTTGTAGTACAGGCCGGAGTGGATGACGCCGCTGTTGCGGCCGGTCTGGTGAGTCGCCCATTCATGCTCTTTTTCGATCAAGGCGATGCGAGCGGACGGGAACCGGCGTCCCAGCTTGAACGCGACGGCCAGGCCGACGATGCCTCCGCCGACGACCGCGTAATCGAAACTGGCGCTCATAAGCATCTACAATACAGGCGCGGGGCCGACGGATGTTTGGCCGCCGTCGCGAAAGGGAAGGAAAACCCAGGGAGGAGCAGGGTGGTTCTGGTCATCGACAACTACGATTCCTTTACCTACAACCTGGTCCAGTACCTGGGCGAGCTTGGTGCAGAGGTGCAAGTGGTGCGGAACGACGCCGTCACGGTCGGTGACGTGCGGCGGCGAGCGCCCGGCCACATCGTCCTGTCTCCCGGTCCCGGCCATCCTTCCCAGGCCGGCATCACCGAAGACCTCATCCGCGACCTCGGGGGCCAGATCCCCATCCTGGGCGTGTGCCTCGGTCACCAGGCCCTGGGCGAGGCGTTCGGCGGGCGCGTTGTCCGCGCCGGGACGCTGATGCACGGCAAGACGTCGCCGATTCATCACGGCGGGGCGGGCGTCTTCGCGAATCTGCCCACGCCGTTGGAGGCCACGCGCTACCATTCTCTGGTGGTCGAGCGGGCGAGCC from Candidatus Tanganyikabacteria bacterium harbors:
- a CDS encoding aminodeoxychorismate/anthranilate synthase component II; this translates as MVLVIDNYDSFTYNLVQYLGELGAEVQVVRNDAVTVGDVRRRAPGHIVLSPGPGHPSQAGITEDLIRDLGGQIPILGVCLGHQALGEAFGGRVVRAGTLMHGKTSPIHHGGAGVFANLPTPLEATRYHSLVVERASLPESLEITAWTADGLIMGLRHRSLPRLEGVQFHPESIMTRSGHELLANFLNGGLAAAA